In one window of Onychomys torridus chromosome 5, mOncTor1.1, whole genome shotgun sequence DNA:
- the Esrp2 gene encoding epithelial splicing regulatory protein 2 yields MTPPPPPPPPPGPDPAVDSATDPSPGPESLVVLFGATAGALGPDLGSDETDLILLVWQVVEPRSRQVGTLHKSLVRGEAAALSPQCREASGLSADSLARAESLDKVLQQFSQLVSRDVALLGGGPYVLCTDGQQLLRQVLHPEASRKNLVLPDTFFSFYDLRREFHMQHPSACPTRDLTVGTMAQDLGLETDATEDDFGVWEVKTMVAVILHLLEGPNGQLFSKPEVVKQKYETGPCSKADVVDNETVVRARGLPWQSSDQDVARFFKGLNIARGGVALCLNAQGRRNGEALIRFVDSEQRDLALQRHKHHMGVRYIEVYKATGEEFVKIAGGTSLEVARFLSREDQVILRLRGLPFSAGPTDVLGFLGPECPVSGGADGLLFVRHPDGRPTGDAFALFACEEQAQAALRRHKGMLGKRYIELFRSTAAEVQQVLNRYATSPLLPTLTAPLLPMPFPLAGGTGRDCVRLRGLPYTATIEDILSFLGEAAADIRPHGVHMVLNQQGRPSGDAFIQMLSSERALAAAQRCHKKVMKERYVEVVPCSTEEMSRVLMGGSLSRSGMSPPPCKLPCLSPPTYATFQATPALIPTETTALYPSSALLPAARVPAAPAPLAYYPGPATQLYMNYTAYYPSPPVSPTTVGYLTTPPTALASAPASMLSQPGALVRMQGVPYTAGMKDLLSVFQAYQLAPDDYTTVMSVGDPPRTVLQAPKEWVCL; encoded by the exons ATGACTCCACCGCCGCCTCCGCCCCCACCCCCGGGCCCAGATCCCGCAGTAGACTCCGCCACAGACCCCAGCCCGGGGCCGGAGTCGCTGGTCGTTTTGTTCGGGGCCACTGCGGGTGCGCTGGGGCCGGACCTAGGCTCGGACGAGACCGACTTAATCCTCCTAGTTTGGCAAGTGGTGGAGCCGCGCAGCCGACAG GTGGGGACGCTGCACAAGTCGCTGGTGCGCGGTGAGGCGGCTGCACTGAGCCCGCAGTGCCGCGAGGCGAGCGGCCTGAGCGCAGACAGCCTAGCGCGGGCGGAGTCGCTGGACAAGGTGCTGCAGCAG TTCTCACAGCTGGTGAGCAGGGATGTGGCTCTGCTGGGCGGAGGCCCCTATGTGCTCTGCACTGATGGGCAGCAGCTGTTGCGACAGGTTCTGCACCCTGAGGCCTCCAGAAAG AACCTGGTGCTCCCGGACACCTTCTTCTCCTTCTACGACCTCCGAAGAGAGTTCCATATGCAGCACCCAAGCGCCTGCCCCACCAGGGACCTCACAGTGGGCACCATGGCACAGG ACTTGGGACTAGAAACAGATGCAACAGAAGATGACTTTGGGGTCTGGGAAGTTAAGACTATGGTAGCTGTTATTCTCCACCTACTCGAAGGGCCCAATG GTCAGTTGTTCTCGAAGCCAGAGGTGGTAAAGCAGAAATATGAAACGGGGCCTTG caGCAAGGCTGATGTGGTGGACAATGAGACTGTAGTACGGGCCCGTGGGTTGCCCTGGCAGTCATCAGACCAGGATGTGGCTCGATTCTTCAAAGGGCTCAACATTGCCAG GGGTGGTGTAGCACTCTGTCTCAACGCCCAGGGCCGCAGAAATGGCGAGGCCCTCATCCGATTCGTGGACAGCGAGCAGCGGGACCTAGCACTGCAGAGACATAAGCACCACATGGGTGTCCGCTACATCGAG GTATATAAAGCCACAGGGGAGGAATTTGTAAAGATCGCAGGGG GCACATCACTAGAGGTGGCCCGTTTCCTGTCACGGGAAGATCAAGTGATCCTGAGGCTGCGGGGACTCCCTTTTTCAGCTGGGCCAACAGATGTTCTAGGCTTCCTGGGGCCAGAATGCCCAGTGAGTGGGGGTGCTGATGGGCTGCTCTTTGTGCGCCACCCTGATGGCAGGCCAACTGGAGATGCCTTTGCTCTCTTTGCCTGTGAGGAACAGGCACAGGCTGCTCTGCGCAGGCACAAAGGCATGCTGGGTAAGCGATACATTGAACTCTTCAGGAGCACTGCAGCTGAGGTGCAGCAG GTCCTAAACCGCTATGCAACCAGCCCACTCCTTCCCACACTGACTGCTCCGCTGCTGCCCATGCCCTTTCCACTGGCAGGAGGGACCGGGAGGGACTGTGTACGCCTTCGAGGCCTGCCCTACACAGCCACCATTGAAGACATTCTGAGTTTTCtaggagaagcagcagctgacATTCGGCCTCATGGTGTGCATATGGTGCTCAACCAGCAG GGCCGGCCATCTGGTGATGCCTTCATCCAGATGTTGTCATCGGAGCGTGCTCTGGCTGCTGCCCAGCGTTGCCACAAGAAGGTGATGAAAGAACGCTACGTGGAAGTAGTCCCTTGTTCCACAGAGGAGATGAGCCGTGTGCTGATGGGGGGTTCCTTGAGCCGCAGTGGCATGTCCCCCCCACCCTGCAAACTGCCCT GCCTCTCGCCACCTACCTATGCCACCTTCCAAGCCACCCCAGCCCTCATTCCCACAGAGACAACAGCGCTGTACCCTTCATCTGCACTGCTTCCAGCCGCCAGGGTACCTGCCGCCCCTGCTCCTCTTGCCTACTACCCAGGGCCAGCCACTCAACTGTACATGAACTACACAGCCTACTACCCCAG CCCCCCAGTCTCTCCCACTACTGTGGGCTACCTCACCACACCTCCTACTGCCTTGGCCTCGGCTCCCGCTTCAATGTTGTCACAGCCAGGAGCCCTGGTCCGAATGCAAGGGGTCCCATATACGGCTGGTATGAAGGATCTCCTCAGTGTCTTCCAAGCCTACCAG CTGGCCCCTGATGACTACACCACTGTGATGTCTGTTGGTGACCCACCTCGCACTGTGTTACAAGCTCCCAAGGAGTGGGTGTGTCTGTAG